In Symmachiella dynata, the following are encoded in one genomic region:
- a CDS encoding Minf_1886 family protein — MTTTSNTTIRRRYDSNAYRFIFPALRYSQNLFRHPPAAGVHYSEAEAHISGQELVNGIRQYAQEQFGMLARTVFNSWGIYTTEDFGKIVFELIESGDMKKTDDDRLEDFCNVFDFEEAFDDQYIIDVSRAFSPN; from the coding sequence ATGACAACGACATCAAATACAACGATCAGACGCCGTTACGATTCCAATGCGTATCGGTTCATTTTCCCAGCCTTGCGGTATTCGCAAAACCTGTTTCGCCATCCCCCTGCGGCGGGCGTCCATTATTCCGAAGCGGAGGCCCATATCTCCGGACAGGAATTAGTCAATGGCATTCGCCAATACGCTCAAGAACAGTTCGGCATGTTGGCCCGCACTGTCTTTAATAGCTGGGGAATCTATACGACAGAAGATTTCGGGAAAATTGTCTTCGAATTGATCGAAAGCGGAGACATGAAGAAAACCGACGATGATCGCTTAGAGGATTTTTGCAACGTCTTCGATTTCGAGGAAGCATTCGACGACCAATACATCATCGATGTCAGCCGCGCCTTCTCCCCCAACTAA
- the holB gene encoding DNA polymerase III subunit delta', with amino-acid sequence MGWEQLRGHTQQIEMFRRTLSRGRLGQAYLFVGPEGVGKQTFATTLAQALFCQTHSHTDLDPCGTCPSCKQMASGAHPDFSRVQLLPEKRELLIEQFIGPKENRGKEGLCHDLSLKPMSADRKIAVIDDADKMNDAAANAFLKTLEEPPHGSLILLIATNVERLLPTIRSRCQTIRFAPLTAEDVADLILANGITDSPEVAAEIAALSDGSLATAAQLGDAELLEQRRTLFAALASERFHSVNTAAQVMECIEAAGSDTAAQRQRAAWIIRFCMEYYRHSLAEVSEIDPERAEVIGAAIERAVTAQMHLDRSMSVGLCIEALFDDLGRIGRTAKTSA; translated from the coding sequence ATGGGCTGGGAACAACTACGCGGACATACACAGCAGATCGAAATGTTTCGCCGTACGCTATCGCGCGGCCGGCTGGGACAGGCGTATCTGTTTGTGGGGCCTGAAGGGGTTGGCAAACAGACCTTCGCGACAACGTTGGCGCAGGCGCTCTTTTGTCAGACCCACTCCCACACGGACCTGGATCCCTGCGGAACCTGCCCGTCTTGCAAACAAATGGCTAGCGGCGCGCACCCCGATTTTTCTCGCGTGCAACTGCTGCCGGAGAAACGCGAACTGCTGATCGAACAGTTTATCGGCCCTAAGGAGAATCGCGGCAAGGAAGGCCTCTGCCACGACTTGTCCCTCAAGCCAATGTCGGCCGACCGTAAAATCGCCGTCATCGATGACGCCGACAAAATGAACGATGCAGCTGCCAACGCCTTTCTAAAGACCTTGGAGGAACCCCCGCACGGTTCATTGATCCTGCTGATCGCCACCAATGTCGAGCGGCTATTGCCTACGATTCGCTCACGCTGCCAAACCATTCGTTTTGCCCCCCTCACCGCCGAGGATGTGGCGGACTTAATCTTGGCAAACGGCATCACCGACTCGCCCGAGGTCGCCGCTGAAATTGCCGCGCTGAGCGACGGCAGTTTGGCGACTGCAGCGCAATTGGGAGACGCTGAACTTCTGGAGCAACGGCGGACATTGTTTGCCGCACTCGCATCAGAACGATTTCACAGCGTGAATACAGCTGCCCAGGTCATGGAATGCATCGAAGCGGCTGGTTCAGACACGGCGGCACAACGACAACGGGCCGCTTGGATAATCCGGTTTTGCATGGAGTACTACCGCCACTCGCTTGCAGAGGTTTCCGAAATCGACCCGGAACGGGCTGAAGTGATCGGTGCCGCCATCGAACGCGCCGTGACTGCGCAAATGCACTTGGATCGCAGTATGTCGGTCGGACTGTGCATCGAAGCGCTGTTCGACGACCTGGGCCGAATCGGCCGTACGGCAAAAACGTCTGCCTGA
- a CDS encoding PSP1 domain-containing protein, which produces MPSRYVVRYGLIRHVAPFSVKGPQTYARGDSVVVRSDRGMELGEVLCEATERAVKFLPSSETKGHIVRIATLEDEQSSGELHEKERIEFHDCAEMIRERKLQMELIDVEHVLGGERIVFFYLAEKRVDFRELVKALAKKFHTRIEMRQIGVRDEAKLLADYGDCGKPVCCNTHLTQMPPVSMKMAKVQRATLDPTKISGRCGRLKCCLRYEYDTYQEIRRELPAVGNMVVTKQGQGKVLRQEILARKLLIQYEDQRRIIVDESEIVTVVKRSKSAETVKPAE; this is translated from the coding sequence ATGCCGAGTCGTTACGTCGTTCGCTATGGGTTAATCCGCCACGTCGCCCCCTTTTCGGTAAAAGGGCCGCAAACCTATGCCCGCGGAGATTCCGTGGTCGTCCGTAGCGACCGGGGAATGGAATTGGGCGAGGTCCTTTGCGAAGCAACGGAACGCGCCGTTAAGTTTTTGCCCTCCTCCGAAACGAAAGGCCATATTGTCCGCATTGCCACTCTTGAGGACGAGCAATCCAGCGGAGAGTTGCACGAAAAAGAGCGAATTGAATTCCACGACTGCGCGGAAATGATCCGCGAGCGCAAACTGCAAATGGAACTCATCGATGTTGAGCACGTGCTCGGCGGAGAACGGATCGTCTTTTTCTACTTGGCAGAAAAGCGAGTCGATTTCCGGGAGTTGGTCAAAGCGCTGGCAAAGAAATTCCACACCCGGATCGAAATGCGGCAAATCGGTGTTCGCGATGAAGCGAAGTTGCTTGCCGACTACGGCGACTGCGGCAAACCGGTCTGTTGCAATACGCATCTCACCCAGATGCCGCCGGTTTCCATGAAAATGGCCAAGGTTCAACGAGCCACTTTGGACCCAACAAAGATTTCCGGCCGCTGCGGACGGCTCAAATGCTGCCTGCGGTACGAATACGATACGTATCAGGAAATCCGCCGGGAGTTGCCCGCTGTCGGAAACATGGTCGTCACTAAACAAGGACAGGGCAAGGTGTTACGGCAAGAAATCTTAGCCAGGAAACTGTTAATTCAATATGAAGACCAACGCCGCATTATCGTTGACGAAAGTGAGATCGTGACAGTCGTCAAACGCTCCAAATCGGCCGAGACGGTCAAGCCGGCCGAATAG